In Denticeps clupeoides chromosome 1, fDenClu1.1, whole genome shotgun sequence, a single window of DNA contains:
- the gchfr gene encoding GTP cyclohydrolase 1 feedback regulatory protein isoform X2 has translation MPYVLISTQIRLTGPTMVGDEYSDPAIMNYLGARKTTILGNNFSEYHVDEPPRLVLDKLEKIGYRVVSMTGVGQTLVWCLHKESM, from the exons ATGCCGTACGTCCTCATCAGCACGCAGATCCGACTG ACCGGTCCCACCATGGTAGGAGATGAGTATTCCGATCCAGCCATAATGAACTATCTTGGTGCCAGGAAGACCACCATTTTAGGCAATAACTT ttcagAGTACCATGTGGATGAACCCCCTCGGCTGGTGCTGGACAAGCTGGAGAAGATTGGCTACCGCGTGGTTTCAATGACAGGAGTGGGTCAGACCCTGGTGTGGTGTTTGCACAAGGAGTCCATGTAA
- the gchfr gene encoding GTP cyclohydrolase 1 feedback regulatory protein isoform X1, with amino-acid sequence MPYVLISTQIRLETGPTMVGDEYSDPAIMNYLGARKTTILGNNFSEYHVDEPPRLVLDKLEKIGYRVVSMTGVGQTLVWCLHKESM; translated from the exons ATGCCGTACGTCCTCATCAGCACGCAGATCCGACTG GAGACCGGTCCCACCATGGTAGGAGATGAGTATTCCGATCCAGCCATAATGAACTATCTTGGTGCCAGGAAGACCACCATTTTAGGCAATAACTT ttcagAGTACCATGTGGATGAACCCCCTCGGCTGGTGCTGGACAAGCTGGAGAAGATTGGCTACCGCGTGGTTTCAATGACAGGAGTGGGTCAGACCCTGGTGTGGTGTTTGCACAAGGAGTCCATGTAA